From a region of the Corallococcus coralloides DSM 2259 genome:
- a CDS encoding sigma-54-dependent transcriptional regulator, with amino-acid sequence MSTSLLLVDDDRTFSSLAASMLSQEGFRVRVARSLHETRVALAAEAPDLVVLDRRLPDGDGLVFLPELRAQLPTTVVLMVTAHGDIESAVEAIRAGARDYLSKPVEIDDLVMRARRAASDLQLQERLRQAESVLEGRHRMAESRSPAMQRTLQMLERIATTPRSPVLLLGETGTGKAVLARHLHALRQKQGAFVQINCAALPDTMMESELFGHERGAFTDAKTARRGLVELASDGLLFLDEVGELPLALQAKLLTFLDKGAFRRLGGMTELTSTARIVAATNKDLEAEVTAGRFREDLLFRLSVFRVDVPPLRERREDVLPLARTLVQELCSELGRRPVPFSPAAEERLVSYPFPGNVRELRNVLERALVLELGPALELQSLAKGGGAPAAVDPNAFSVSGPPRPLDEVERLYVRHVLEQLGGRRMEAARALGLSYPTFLRRLEENPPSE; translated from the coding sequence ATGAGCACCTCCCTGCTGCTCGTCGATGACGACAGGACCTTCTCCTCGCTCGCGGCCTCCATGCTGAGCCAGGAGGGTTTCCGCGTCCGGGTCGCGCGCTCGCTGCATGAGACCCGCGTCGCGCTCGCCGCCGAGGCGCCCGACCTCGTCGTGCTGGACCGGAGACTGCCGGACGGAGATGGGCTCGTCTTCCTGCCCGAGCTGCGTGCCCAGCTTCCGACGACCGTCGTGCTGATGGTGACCGCGCACGGCGATATCGAGAGCGCCGTCGAAGCCATCCGGGCGGGGGCTCGCGACTACCTGAGCAAACCGGTCGAGATCGACGACCTGGTGATGCGCGCGCGCCGCGCGGCCAGCGACCTCCAGCTCCAGGAACGGCTGCGCCAGGCCGAGAGCGTCCTCGAAGGACGGCATCGGATGGCGGAGTCCCGCTCGCCAGCGATGCAGCGGACCCTCCAGATGCTGGAGCGGATCGCCACCACGCCGCGAAGTCCCGTCCTGCTGCTCGGGGAGACCGGAACGGGGAAGGCGGTGCTCGCCCGCCATCTCCATGCCTTGCGCCAGAAGCAGGGGGCCTTCGTGCAGATCAACTGCGCCGCGCTCCCGGACACGATGATGGAGAGCGAGCTCTTCGGTCACGAGCGCGGCGCCTTCACGGATGCGAAGACGGCCAGGCGCGGGCTCGTGGAGCTCGCGAGCGATGGGCTCCTCTTCCTCGACGAGGTGGGGGAGCTGCCGCTCGCGCTCCAGGCCAAGCTGCTCACCTTTCTAGACAAGGGGGCCTTCCGGCGACTCGGTGGCATGACGGAGCTCACGAGCACCGCCCGGATTGTCGCCGCCACCAACAAGGACCTCGAAGCGGAGGTCACCGCCGGACGCTTTCGCGAGGACCTCCTCTTCCGGCTCAGCGTGTTCCGGGTGGACGTGCCCCCCTTGCGCGAGCGCCGCGAGGACGTGCTGCCGCTCGCGCGCACGCTCGTGCAGGAGCTCTGCTCGGAGCTCGGACGGCGCCCGGTCCCCTTCTCCCCCGCCGCGGAGGAGCGCCTGGTGAGCTATCCCTTCCCCGGCAATGTCCGCGAGCTGCGCAACGTGCTCGAGCGGGCGCTCGTGCTCGAGCTCGGCCCCGCGCTCGAGCTGCAGTCGCTCGCCAAGGGGGGCGGCGCGCCGGCCGCGGTCGACCCCAATGCCTTCTCCGTCTCAGGCCCACCCCGCCCGCTCGATGAAGTGGAGCGGCTCTATGTCCGGCACGTGCTCGAGCAGCTCGGGGGCAGGCGCATGGAGGCGGCCCGCGCACTGGGCTTGTCCTATCCGACCTTCCTCCGCCGCCTGGAGGAGAACCCGCCCTCGGAGTGA